The Spirosoma radiotolerans genome has a window encoding:
- a CDS encoding thioesterase II family protein, giving the protein MKKMTVFCFPFAGGNKYSYRDMVNASAQLMDMVVLEPPGRGARMNEPLLTSLDEIVEDGYNQLVKAIDWNHPYAIYGHSMGATVGYLVTRRLIKAGLPQPIHLFFTGRPGPSVGRSGAPSYLLDDAEFIERVQRLGGLPDEILNEKDLMDFYMPILKADFHALDRFVYAAHQTPLDIPMDVIIGMQEDIMLEQALAWKKESSAAVSVKQLPGNHFFIHQQIPYLLKMMTSKLMAFA; this is encoded by the coding sequence ATGAAAAAGATGACCGTGTTTTGTTTTCCCTTCGCCGGTGGCAACAAATATTCCTATCGGGATATGGTAAACGCGTCTGCCCAATTAATGGATATGGTAGTCCTGGAGCCGCCGGGGCGGGGCGCCCGGATGAATGAGCCCTTGCTGACCAGCCTCGATGAAATCGTTGAAGACGGATACAATCAACTCGTTAAGGCCATAGACTGGAATCACCCGTATGCTATTTATGGCCATAGTATGGGCGCTACGGTTGGGTATCTGGTAACCAGGAGGCTTATAAAAGCGGGGCTACCTCAACCTATTCATTTATTTTTTACCGGTCGGCCGGGGCCATCGGTTGGCCGTTCTGGGGCGCCTTCTTATCTGCTGGACGATGCCGAATTTATTGAACGGGTGCAACGCCTGGGAGGGTTGCCGGATGAGATTTTAAACGAGAAGGATCTCATGGATTTCTACATGCCGATATTGAAAGCAGACTTTCATGCTTTGGATCGATTCGTATATGCTGCCCACCAAACTCCGCTTGATATACCTATGGATGTGATTATAGGCATGCAGGAAGATATTATGCTGGAGCAGGCACTGGCCTGGAAAAAAGAAAGCAGCGCAGCCGTATCTGTGAAGCAACTGCCTGGTAATCATTTTTTTATTCATCAGCAGATACCCTACCTTCTAAAAATGATGACCAGCAAATTAATGGCCTTTGCCTAA
- a CDS encoding TauD/TfdA family dioxygenase codes for MIQKKMGLPGLLSAKPVSVAVAPQPKVVFHYLTLDKGKVAVFQAHEPLVLKDWILANKPLVEQKYAEEGLLLFRGFDVEGNQAFQDTTALLSSQLMDYSEPSTPRSKVSDKVYTSTEYPKEQYIPMHNEHSYSNHWPQKVWFYCAQPAEWGGETPISDSRRVYQLIDPIIREEFERKGVMYVRNFNEGLDLPWQQVFQTEDKAQVEAYCRKAHIAFEWKKDGGLRTKQVCQATIAHPRTQESVWFNQAHLFHLSSLDSGVQEFLIEQCGLDNVPRNSCFGDGTTIPDRYLEAIREAYRQTQLIFSWEKSDMLMVDNVLFAHGRNPFAGSRKVMVAMAEPFQAGPFQAGPFQAGPFQAGPFQYESSASNTEARKEVAETRKETARFFINQSSDSQDHDVLKYKLAAAYRMMVTENLDEGGISGHITMRVPGQPDAFWVNPFGLLAEEVTPRNLIKVDKTGNVLEGDYPVNVAGFCIHAAIHEAWPTLNCVAHTHSPWGTLFSATGLPIKPIDQNCCLFFENHIVHEQYNGPVNDPEDARNLAKALAGMDVAVLQNHGTITCGRSIEAAIIRMVAAERAYRLNFLALEQPNMHLVADDVARLTREWIGNDIGFAIEFNALLRKVEKRYPEFSQFKPYVR; via the coding sequence ATGATACAAAAGAAAATGGGGCTGCCTGGCTTGCTAAGTGCCAAACCTGTTTCGGTGGCTGTTGCCCCTCAGCCGAAGGTAGTATTTCATTATTTAACCCTGGATAAAGGCAAGGTAGCGGTTTTTCAGGCTCACGAGCCCCTTGTACTTAAGGACTGGATTCTCGCCAACAAACCGCTCGTAGAGCAAAAGTACGCGGAAGAAGGGTTGCTGCTTTTTAGAGGGTTTGACGTGGAGGGAAATCAGGCCTTCCAGGATACGACTGCGCTCTTATCCAGCCAGCTCATGGATTATTCGGAGCCGTCGACCCCCAGAAGCAAAGTGTCTGATAAGGTCTATACGTCGACTGAGTATCCTAAAGAACAGTACATTCCCATGCACAATGAGCATTCCTACAGCAACCACTGGCCGCAAAAGGTTTGGTTTTACTGTGCCCAACCCGCCGAATGGGGTGGCGAAACGCCCATTTCAGATAGCCGACGGGTGTACCAGCTCATTGACCCGATCATTCGGGAAGAGTTTGAGCGGAAAGGCGTAATGTATGTCCGTAATTTCAATGAGGGGCTTGACCTGCCCTGGCAACAGGTATTCCAGACCGAAGATAAAGCACAGGTAGAAGCGTATTGCCGGAAAGCCCATATTGCCTTCGAATGGAAAAAGGATGGCGGTTTGCGTACCAAACAGGTCTGCCAGGCCACGATTGCTCATCCGCGCACGCAGGAGAGCGTTTGGTTTAATCAGGCTCACCTGTTTCACCTGTCCAGCCTGGACTCCGGTGTTCAGGAGTTTTTGATTGAGCAATGCGGGCTGGACAATGTTCCCCGGAACAGTTGCTTTGGCGATGGTACGACTATACCTGATCGGTATCTTGAGGCTATTCGGGAAGCCTACCGGCAAACCCAACTGATTTTTAGCTGGGAGAAGTCAGATATGTTGATGGTTGACAACGTATTGTTTGCCCATGGTCGAAATCCGTTCGCCGGATCGCGTAAGGTGATGGTAGCCATGGCAGAGCCATTCCAGGCCGGACCATTCCAGGCCGGACCATTCCAGGCCGGACCATTCCAGGCCGGACCTTTCCAGTATGAATCCTCTGCCAGCAATACCGAAGCCAGGAAGGAAGTAGCCGAAACCCGAAAAGAAACCGCCCGGTTTTTTATCAATCAATCGTCGGATAGCCAGGATCATGATGTGTTAAAATACAAACTTGCGGCCGCTTACCGGATGATGGTAACTGAAAACCTGGACGAAGGGGGAATCAGCGGGCACATCACCATGCGTGTTCCCGGTCAGCCAGACGCTTTTTGGGTAAATCCTTTCGGCCTGCTTGCCGAAGAAGTAACGCCCAGAAATCTCATCAAAGTCGATAAAACCGGCAACGTACTCGAAGGCGATTATCCGGTGAATGTAGCAGGCTTTTGCATTCATGCCGCTATTCACGAAGCCTGGCCAACCCTGAACTGTGTCGCCCACACGCATTCTCCCTGGGGTACGTTGTTCAGCGCTACGGGTCTGCCGATAAAACCCATTGACCAGAACTGCTGTCTATTTTTCGAGAACCATATTGTACATGAACAATACAATGGCCCGGTAAATGACCCGGAAGATGCCCGGAATCTGGCGAAGGCCTTAGCCGGGATGGATGTCGCCGTATTGCAAAATCATGGCACCATTACCTGTGGCCGAAGCATCGAAGCGGCCATCATACGAATGGTGGCTGCGGAACGAGCTTACCGACTTAATTTTTTGGCGTTGGAACAGCCCAATATGCACCTTGTTGCCGATGATGTAGCCCGGCTTACCCGCGAATGGATAGGCAATGATATTGGCTTTGCCATCGAGTTCAATGCCTTGCTCCGGAAAGTAGAAAAGCGGTATCCGGAATTCAGCCAGTTTAAACCCTATGTTCGTTAA
- a CDS encoding S41 family peptidase: MIAKYSTYIIAGLTILLLSGCEKLLIDSGSSSEPVKNFDSLWQKVKDHYPYFSYKQVNWDDVYRQYRPKVNEGTSDAALFEVITAMLSELKDGHISVYTPDNYYAYNFKADAPANYDSSLIRKFYLQKPGVQSYQSGGFTYAVLANGIGYVHYRTFNRDVDSIDDILQLFEKEKVKGLILDVRNNGGGQISNVLSLVGRFTPARINIGYTVFKNGPEPDDLTEPLQVDVNPEGVTWARPVVVLTNRACFSACNIFTEIMRQLPSVTTLGDKTGGGGAMPLEYELPNGWRYRVSTSAFYGPDGFNVEGGVPPDIQVNMNQGHANQGIDDLIEQAGQRIENY; the protein is encoded by the coding sequence ATGATCGCCAAATATTCAACGTACATAATTGCAGGACTGACTATACTCTTGTTATCAGGTTGTGAAAAATTACTCATTGACTCGGGTAGCAGTAGTGAGCCCGTTAAGAATTTTGATAGCCTGTGGCAAAAAGTGAAAGATCATTACCCTTATTTTTCCTACAAGCAGGTCAACTGGGATGATGTGTACCGGCAATATCGCCCAAAAGTTAACGAAGGGACCAGCGATGCTGCGCTTTTTGAGGTTATAACGGCCATGCTCAGTGAGCTGAAAGACGGGCATATAAGCGTATATACACCTGATAACTACTACGCTTACAACTTTAAAGCAGATGCCCCAGCCAACTACGACTCTTCGCTGATCCGGAAATTTTATTTACAGAAACCAGGGGTGCAATCGTATCAATCAGGAGGGTTTACCTACGCAGTGCTCGCCAATGGTATTGGCTACGTTCACTACCGGACGTTTAACCGGGATGTAGATTCTATTGATGATATTCTGCAACTGTTCGAAAAAGAAAAGGTAAAGGGATTGATTCTGGATGTGCGAAACAATGGGGGCGGGCAGATCAGTAATGTGTTAAGTTTAGTCGGAAGGTTTACACCTGCCCGGATAAACATAGGGTATACAGTCTTTAAAAATGGACCGGAACCGGACGATTTGACGGAGCCCCTGCAGGTGGATGTAAACCCGGAAGGGGTGACCTGGGCCAGGCCGGTGGTTGTATTAACCAATCGCGCCTGCTTTAGTGCCTGTAACATTTTCACCGAAATTATGCGTCAGTTGCCGAGTGTAACAACGCTTGGTGATAAGACCGGCGGAGGTGGTGCCATGCCGCTCGAATATGAGCTGCCAAATGGCTGGCGATACCGTGTGTCCACTAGTGCCTTCTATGGACCGGATGGCTTTAATGTGGAAGGCGGTGTGCCACCCGATATTCAGGTTAATATGAATCAGGGGCACGCTAACCAGGGCATAGATGATTTGATCGAACAGGCCGGGCAGCGGATTGAAAACTACTAG
- a CDS encoding cyclic peptide export ABC transporter — MHLLKIFQSQSRFFYTALIGLGLINSFTFSVLLLFINLTIAGKPFPVWAQYSWLIFFGLLAISVVTTKVFQTYLVKLTQQILYGYELNIVDKLRFATLSDFQKLGSERIYTAINDVRALGLVPEVMIVIVNSSIIVICALAYLFYTSVTGGLCMLGLMLGMLFFYATRNNVIRKNLGKVRDLQDKYHKYLLDLLNGFREIKMSSVRNQNLFTRFIKANRDTAKELGQQTAVRYLDNELIGRYSWYVTLGLVIFVLPPLLNMRMQEYSPFIVIVLYLMGPLSSLVGIMTHLNTINIAVERIQVVEEEISAVSGSDRKPAVLPRATDRFESLVFRNICFDYTDHLKQKAFTVGPISLSINKGEIIFITGGNGSGKTTFMNLLIGLYQPSAGSIGYNGRAVPLNEYSTYSDRFSAIFTNNHLFGENYDGFDLHTDNDELMQYVDMMQLRHVLKIDANKIDIGLSKGQSKRLALIYALMENRDLFVLDEWAAEQDPGFRAYFYEVILSDLKAMGKTVIAVTHDDHYFHHADRIIKFDYGTIVNDETVSRPMNVAKRDKLLV; from the coding sequence ATGCACCTCTTAAAGATATTCCAAAGCCAGTCCAGGTTCTTTTATACGGCTCTTATTGGGCTGGGACTAATCAATAGTTTCACCTTTAGTGTGCTGCTGCTTTTTATCAATCTGACAATTGCCGGTAAGCCGTTTCCGGTATGGGCGCAGTATAGCTGGCTGATATTCTTCGGCTTGCTGGCCATTTCTGTCGTTACGACCAAGGTTTTTCAAACGTACCTTGTCAAACTCACCCAGCAGATTTTGTATGGATATGAGTTGAACATTGTCGATAAATTGCGTTTTGCGACGTTGTCGGATTTTCAGAAACTGGGTTCCGAACGTATTTATACGGCCATCAATGATGTGCGGGCGCTGGGCCTGGTACCCGAAGTGATGATCGTAATCGTAAACTCGTCGATCATCGTTATCTGTGCACTTGCCTATCTTTTTTATACCTCCGTAACGGGCGGGTTATGCATGCTCGGACTGATGCTGGGAATGCTCTTCTTTTATGCTACCCGAAACAATGTTATCCGAAAGAACCTGGGTAAGGTGCGTGATTTGCAGGATAAATACCATAAATACCTGCTCGACCTGCTCAATGGATTCAGAGAGATCAAAATGAGTTCGGTTCGGAATCAGAACCTGTTTACTCGTTTTATCAAAGCCAATCGTGACACTGCCAAGGAACTGGGGCAGCAGACTGCCGTACGGTACCTTGATAATGAGCTGATCGGCCGCTATAGTTGGTACGTTACACTGGGGCTGGTAATTTTTGTATTGCCACCATTACTGAACATGCGTATGCAGGAGTATAGCCCGTTCATCGTCATCGTGTTATACCTAATGGGGCCTTTGTCATCGCTGGTCGGAATCATGACGCATCTGAACACGATCAATATTGCTGTTGAGCGTATTCAGGTAGTCGAAGAAGAAATCAGTGCGGTTTCCGGCAGTGACCGTAAGCCGGCCGTTTTACCACGTGCTACGGATCGATTTGAAAGCCTGGTTTTCAGGAATATCTGTTTTGACTATACGGACCACCTGAAGCAAAAAGCGTTTACGGTAGGCCCGATCAGTCTAAGCATCAATAAGGGCGAAATCATTTTTATCACGGGCGGCAATGGCAGTGGTAAAACGACCTTCATGAATCTGCTAATCGGGCTGTATCAGCCGTCCGCTGGTTCGATTGGCTACAATGGGCGTGCCGTGCCGCTGAACGAGTACAGCACATATAGTGATCGCTTTTCAGCCATTTTTACTAATAACCACCTTTTCGGCGAAAATTATGACGGATTCGATCTGCATACGGATAACGATGAGTTGATGCAGTATGTCGACATGATGCAGCTAAGGCATGTACTTAAAATCGATGCGAATAAGATCGATATAGGCCTCTCCAAAGGGCAAAGTAAACGACTGGCCCTGATTTATGCCTTAATGGAAAACCGTGACCTGTTTGTGCTGGATGAGTGGGCGGCTGAGCAGGACCCTGGGTTCAGAGCCTACTTCTACGAGGTCATTCTTTCCGACCTGAAAGCCATGGGTAAAACAGTTATCGCCGTGACGCATGATGACCATTATTTCCACCATGCCGACCGAATCATCAAATTCGACTATGGTACCATCGTGAACGATGAAACGGTAAGTAGACCAATGAACGTGGCAAAACGGGATAAGCTACTCGTCTAG
- a CDS encoding non-ribosomal peptide synthetase, giving the protein MRKFDRAQFTSSNYEPYYDFWRQSLTKSGEAFRFVQRTVVSEERYQKQDCSVFTIDDAGMRLIDRLVGGNDSGLFVLMTTVFSVLLQKYTGQRHVTIHTPLYKRVDGEADAWVQTVPLVMHTEPNITRRQLLQQAKHLVADTYRYQNFPLALLGKDEAQTLGSNVFMSFSNLHDSMDSGSRTYDFHLEINKEQGSITCDVHYNPACYERDFIERIASHVNHTLVEFAELESLVSELTVVPAKEIDRLLNRLNQVPDYPERGRSVARLFEQAYLNNPDAVAIRYQKQTLTYHQLNEATNQLAACIRTEYGIGANQIVGILLPRCTEMIVALLGICKAGAAFLPIDPNYPADRVDYILENASCSLLITDSATQHTYLTTYQGRMLNLDCWERQSATSATILHDPEPTDLAYMIYTSGSTGKPKGVQVEASNFLHYLSWANHYYFNWQSGIHFPLFTSLSFDLTLTCIFTTLLRGDSLVIYPDEMPVADILADIFDPATPINAVKLTPSHISMLGYLALQKTNISHIITGGENLTVVQVDCLKRLNPDVHIYNEYGPTEATVGCMIKKVTDSQCITIGKPISKTQIYILDQDGHLAPLGIKGEIVIGGAGVARGYRGRAELNAQKFISGIRAYPTARLYRTGDIGRWLPNGELDYLGRNDGQVKIRGYRIELSELENCLLGYQSVSEAVVTVLQGNNPADKQLAAYYVATEPLGIEEIKAYMVSRLPAYVIPAYLVQVPAFDLNPNGKIDRLTLPDPRQQRVVELIHPENALEEKIHRVWCRVLGVEAISTVDDFLTIGGDSIRAVQVSALLYQENLHVDIADLLQYPTIKELATRVQPVQTKALQEVTTGDVPLTPIQHTFFKASRKYPNQFNFSLLFTSDDRFDQDLIRAVFQKILMHHDALRMTFDEVDGKIRQVNQDGRQKLYLDVIDLRSATDYRQALKAEAETLQASFSLAHGPLLKLALFRVPAGERLLVLVHHLVMDVVSWRILFEDINTLYQQYKEGTELKLPLKTGSFQEWAQSLAYYADEPAFIQNEAPYWLDVVRQPYDLISPDFNALQTVNSDSRKIAFELDTEQTRHLLADVSKQYHTGLNSVLLTALMQAVKGTFGTENLLIDLEGHGRQPITNVNTTRTVGYFTSTYPVLLSANRAENTLELLLATHQHLAQVPNHGIGFGLLQHLSSFDGIRTAEVKPQICFNYFGQFDQDIARLPIPLADESTGHTQHPDDFRHPYLFYVTAYIESGKLAARIEYSQRQFNTETVQSLADAFEEALIQLVVLTRLTPEPKFLTV; this is encoded by the coding sequence ATGAGAAAATTTGATAGAGCGCAATTTACCAGCAGTAATTATGAGCCGTATTACGACTTCTGGCGGCAGTCGTTGACAAAAAGCGGTGAAGCTTTCCGGTTTGTTCAGCGGACTGTCGTTTCCGAAGAGCGTTATCAAAAGCAGGACTGTTCCGTATTCACGATCGATGACGCCGGTATGCGACTTATTGATCGTCTGGTGGGCGGGAATGATTCAGGCCTGTTTGTCCTGATGACCACCGTGTTCAGTGTATTGCTGCAAAAATACACCGGTCAAAGGCATGTCACGATCCATACACCTTTATACAAACGGGTGGATGGCGAGGCTGACGCCTGGGTACAAACCGTACCGCTGGTAATGCATACTGAACCGAACATTACACGGCGGCAACTGTTGCAGCAAGCCAAACACCTGGTTGCTGATACATATCGGTACCAAAACTTTCCGTTGGCATTACTGGGCAAAGATGAAGCACAAACGTTGGGCTCCAATGTTTTTATGAGCTTCAGCAACCTGCATGACAGTATGGATAGCGGGAGCCGGACTTACGATTTTCACCTGGAAATCAACAAGGAACAGGGTTCCATTACGTGTGACGTTCATTATAATCCGGCTTGTTACGAACGTGATTTCATTGAACGAATAGCATCGCATGTCAACCATACGCTGGTTGAGTTTGCAGAGCTGGAGAGCCTGGTTAGCGAGCTCACCGTAGTACCCGCAAAGGAGATTGACAGGCTGCTCAATAGGCTGAACCAGGTTCCTGATTATCCCGAGCGAGGGCGTTCTGTCGCCCGTTTATTTGAGCAGGCGTACCTGAACAATCCCGATGCGGTTGCCATCCGTTACCAGAAGCAGACGTTGACTTATCACCAGCTTAATGAAGCGACGAATCAACTGGCTGCCTGTATACGAACGGAGTACGGCATTGGCGCCAATCAAATCGTCGGCATTCTGTTACCGCGTTGTACCGAGATGATTGTTGCCTTACTGGGTATTTGTAAGGCCGGAGCTGCGTTTCTTCCGATTGATCCTAATTATCCGGCCGACCGGGTCGACTATATTCTGGAAAACGCATCCTGTAGCTTACTGATTACTGATTCGGCTACGCAGCACACGTATTTAACGACGTATCAAGGCCGTATGCTGAATCTTGATTGTTGGGAGCGCCAGTCCGCAACGTCGGCCACAATACTCCACGACCCCGAACCGACCGATCTGGCCTATATGATTTATACGTCTGGCTCAACCGGTAAGCCAAAGGGTGTTCAGGTAGAGGCCAGTAACTTTTTGCACTATCTGAGTTGGGCAAATCATTATTACTTCAACTGGCAGTCGGGCATTCATTTCCCGCTGTTTACCTCCCTGTCATTTGACCTTACGCTTACCTGTATTTTTACTACGCTTTTACGCGGTGACAGCCTCGTCATCTATCCAGATGAGATGCCCGTAGCCGATATTCTGGCTGACATCTTTGATCCGGCTACCCCAATCAACGCTGTCAAACTCACCCCTTCGCATATCAGTATGCTGGGTTATCTGGCTCTCCAAAAAACCAACATCAGTCATATCATAACCGGGGGCGAAAACTTAACGGTGGTACAGGTCGATTGCCTGAAACGCCTTAACCCGGACGTTCATATTTATAACGAATATGGACCAACCGAAGCCACGGTAGGCTGCATGATTAAAAAAGTAACTGATAGCCAGTGTATTACTATCGGTAAGCCTATTTCAAAGACTCAGATTTATATTCTTGATCAGGACGGCCATCTGGCTCCGTTAGGGATAAAGGGCGAGATCGTTATCGGTGGGGCAGGGGTGGCACGGGGGTACAGGGGACGAGCAGAACTGAATGCACAAAAATTTATTTCCGGCATCCGGGCCTACCCAACAGCCCGGCTCTACAGAACCGGTGATATAGGCCGCTGGCTTCCCAACGGTGAGTTGGACTATCTGGGCAGAAATGACGGGCAGGTCAAGATCCGCGGGTATCGTATCGAACTGAGCGAACTGGAAAATTGCCTGTTAGGCTATCAATCCGTTTCAGAAGCGGTGGTTACAGTTCTACAGGGCAACAACCCTGCTGATAAACAATTGGCCGCTTATTACGTAGCCACTGAGCCGCTGGGTATCGAGGAGATAAAGGCCTACATGGTCTCCCGTTTACCGGCGTATGTGATTCCTGCTTATCTGGTTCAGGTGCCCGCGTTTGACCTTAATCCGAACGGAAAAATCGACAGGCTGACATTGCCTGATCCCCGTCAGCAGCGAGTGGTTGAGTTGATCCATCCTGAAAATGCGCTGGAAGAAAAAATTCATCGGGTCTGGTGCAGGGTATTAGGCGTGGAGGCTATTAGTACTGTCGATGATTTTCTGACGATCGGGGGCGATTCTATCCGGGCCGTGCAGGTATCGGCCTTATTGTACCAGGAAAATCTGCATGTTGATATAGCCGATTTGTTACAGTATCCAACCATTAAAGAACTGGCAACCAGAGTACAGCCAGTCCAGACCAAGGCTTTGCAGGAAGTGACAACCGGTGATGTGCCGCTGACGCCCATTCAGCATACGTTTTTCAAAGCCAGCAGGAAGTACCCGAATCAGTTCAATTTTTCGCTGCTGTTTACATCCGATGATCGCTTTGATCAGGACCTGATTCGGGCTGTCTTCCAAAAGATCCTTATGCACCATGACGCCCTGCGCATGACGTTCGACGAAGTGGATGGCAAAATACGCCAGGTTAATCAGGATGGTCGTCAGAAACTGTATCTGGATGTTATTGATCTGCGTTCGGCGACCGATTATCGACAGGCGCTTAAAGCCGAGGCCGAAACGTTGCAGGCCAGCTTTTCTCTGGCGCATGGGCCCTTGCTTAAACTTGCCTTGTTTCGGGTGCCCGCCGGAGAGCGATTGCTGGTGCTTGTCCATCATTTGGTGATGGACGTCGTGTCGTGGCGTATTCTGTTTGAAGACATAAACACGTTATACCAACAGTATAAAGAGGGTACCGAACTAAAACTTCCCTTAAAAACGGGCTCATTTCAGGAGTGGGCCCAAAGCCTGGCCTACTATGCCGATGAGCCAGCCTTTATCCAAAACGAAGCACCTTACTGGCTGGACGTAGTCCGTCAGCCATATGATCTGATCAGCCCGGATTTCAATGCATTGCAAACGGTCAATTCAGATTCCAGAAAAATCGCTTTTGAACTGGATACGGAGCAAACCCGACACTTACTGGCTGATGTAAGCAAACAGTACCATACCGGCCTGAATAGTGTGCTGCTTACGGCACTCATGCAGGCGGTTAAGGGGACGTTCGGCACAGAAAACCTGCTGATTGACCTGGAGGGACACGGACGCCAGCCGATCACGAATGTGAATACGACACGTACTGTGGGTTACTTCACCAGTACCTATCCAGTTTTGTTATCGGCGAACAGGGCAGAGAATACGCTGGAGCTTCTGCTGGCTACGCATCAGCACCTGGCGCAGGTACCGAATCACGGAATCGGGTTTGGCCTCTTGCAACACCTTAGTTCATTTGACGGTATCCGTACGGCCGAGGTTAAGCCACAGATTTGCTTCAATTATTTCGGACAGTTCGACCAGGACATAGCCCGACTACCAATCCCGCTGGCCGATGAATCGACCGGGCATACCCAACATCCGGACGACTTCAGGCATCCTTACTTGTTTTACGTCACGGCTTACATCGAAAGTGGGAAACTGGCCGCTCGTATTGAATATAGCCAGCGGCAGTTTAACACCGAAACCGTGCAAAGCCTTGCCGACGCCTTTGAAGAGGCTTTGATCCAACTGGTAGTACTTACGAGACTTACTCCTGAACCTAAGTTCTTAACCGTATAA
- a CDS encoding serine hydrolase domain-containing protein — MVIIACRKPGVIVSRSLPELNIPARMQHYNVPGLSVAIISDFTIDTVLTYGVQDITTKIAVTGSTRFQAASISKAVSAVVALRETEKKLSLTEDINNYLTSWHIPQGSASEPITLAHLLSHTAGINVPGYAGFDTDLPMPTITAILNGAAGHGASEKVQKTGKVGKAFTYSGGGYCIVQQALEDRSGQSFAELSDQRLFQPLGLSNSSFRTSFSPSEIQRMASGHLKNGNRVTGKWRNYPAAAGGLWTTATDLAKLIIEIQKSYHNQSNKLLSQNMTRQMLTPFNNPIYGLGFYLDGKTDNLYFSHNGNNIGFQANFIAHTQKGYGVVVMTNSDAGNSLIKEIFTAVSNQYGWQGFPCK, encoded by the coding sequence ATGGTCATTATCGCTTGTCGTAAACCAGGTGTCATTGTTTCGCGGAGTTTGCCCGAACTGAACATACCAGCCCGAATGCAGCACTACAACGTACCGGGTTTAAGTGTGGCCATTATCAGCGACTTCACTATCGATACCGTTTTAACGTATGGCGTTCAGGACATTACAACCAAAATAGCCGTAACAGGCAGTACCCGTTTTCAGGCAGCCTCTATCAGTAAAGCCGTCAGCGCTGTCGTAGCCCTGCGCGAGACAGAGAAGAAATTGAGCCTGACTGAGGACATAAATAATTACTTAACCTCCTGGCACATTCCTCAGGGTAGCGCCAGTGAACCGATCACGCTGGCCCACTTGCTTAGTCATACGGCCGGCATCAATGTACCAGGTTATGCAGGCTTTGATACCGACCTCCCTATGCCGACGATCACCGCTATTTTGAATGGCGCAGCTGGCCATGGCGCTTCGGAGAAAGTACAAAAAACCGGAAAAGTCGGCAAAGCGTTTACGTACTCTGGAGGAGGGTATTGTATCGTGCAGCAGGCGCTGGAAGATCGATCCGGACAGTCCTTTGCCGAACTGAGCGATCAGCGCTTATTTCAGCCATTGGGCCTCAGCAACAGTAGCTTCAGAACGTCGTTTAGCCCGTCGGAGATCCAGCGTATGGCATCCGGGCATTTGAAAAACGGCAACAGAGTAACCGGTAAATGGCGCAATTATCCAGCGGCTGCGGGTGGTTTGTGGACGACGGCCACGGATTTGGCAAAACTGATCATCGAGATTCAAAAATCGTATCATAATCAGTCGAACAAGTTACTGAGCCAGAACATGACCCGGCAGATGCTCACCCCTTTTAACAATCCTATTTACGGCCTTGGGTTTTATCTGGATGGAAAAACGGACAACCTCTATTTTTCACACAACGGCAACAACATTGGCTTTCAGGCCAACTTTATTGCTCATACACAAAAAGGATATGGTGTGGTGGTCATGACGAATTCGGACGCGGGCAATTCATTAATCAAGGAAATATTCACAGCGGTAAGTAATCAGTATGGATGGCAGGGATTTCCATGTAAGTAA